In Bythopirellula goksoeyrii, a single window of DNA contains:
- a CDS encoding phytanoyl-CoA dioxygenase family protein translates to MDLSTIHKPVCDLFAAQGAHVPLELSQEQLADFERDGFIANVPLLTLEQCDALCDELEEFFQPGHEGSELWYEYHSNESTTPEKALFHALGAWRLRPGFHDLLWNPALVGTSRQLLNAAPRFWHDQLFCKPAQHGGVVAWHQDYSYWTRTEPMQHLTCWIPLDDCDAENGSIQYVPGSHRWELLPRTELAGDMDGIRAVLNDERWEALSNPTVVTAKQGYATFHHPLMVHGSQANNSSRPRRVTVVNLVADGVCSMADEPLLVGVPAIPSGEPLCGQFFPLLG, encoded by the coding sequence ATGGATCTATCGACAATTCACAAGCCAGTATGCGATCTGTTTGCTGCTCAAGGGGCGCATGTACCGCTAGAACTGAGCCAGGAACAGTTGGCAGATTTCGAGCGAGACGGTTTTATTGCCAATGTGCCGCTCTTGACTCTGGAGCAGTGTGATGCGCTGTGTGATGAACTTGAAGAATTCTTTCAGCCGGGGCACGAGGGCTCGGAGTTGTGGTACGAGTACCACTCGAATGAGTCCACAACTCCCGAGAAGGCGTTGTTCCACGCGCTCGGTGCCTGGCGATTGAGGCCAGGGTTTCATGATTTACTTTGGAATCCGGCTTTAGTGGGGACTTCGCGGCAGTTGCTGAACGCTGCGCCCAGGTTCTGGCACGATCAACTTTTCTGCAAACCGGCCCAGCATGGCGGAGTCGTCGCTTGGCACCAGGACTATTCCTACTGGACCCGTACCGAACCGATGCAGCATCTCACCTGCTGGATTCCGCTTGACGACTGCGACGCTGAAAATGGCTCGATTCAATACGTCCCCGGCAGTCACCGCTGGGAACTGCTCCCGAGAACGGAGCTTGCGGGCGACATGGACGGCATTCGTGCGGTGCTGAATGATGAACGTTGGGAAGCTCTTTCCAATCCCACTGTGGTTACCGCAAAGCAAGGTTATGCGACGTTTCACCATCCGCTAATGGTGCATGGTTCTCAGGCGAACAATAGTTCGCGACCGCGACGAGTGACCGTGGTGAATCTTGTTGCGGATGGCGTCTGTAGCATGGCTGACGAACCGCTTCTGGTGGGAGTACCAGCGATTCCAAGCGGGGAGCCTCTCTGCGGGCAGTTTTTCCCGCTGTTGGGGTAA